The genomic DNA TGAGTTAGCACGCAAAGTAGCACAGGAAAAAATCAAACCAGTTCGGCAACATTATGATGAAACCGGTGAGTTCCCATGGGAAATTGTAAAAGAACTAGCACACGTAGATTTGATGGGGCTTTATATCCCGCAGGAATACGGTGGCTTCGGTGGCGGAGTAATGGAGTTGTGCCTTGCAGTTGAAGAACTTTGTAAGGTTGACGGCGGTATCGCACTTGCACTTGCTGCAACCGCACTTGGCACATTCCCGATAATTTTATTCGGAACCGACGAGCAAAAGAAAAAATATCTGCCAAGAATCGCAAAAGGAGAGATATTAACAGCATTTGGTTTGACAGAGCCGGAAGCAGGTAGTGACGCTGGCGCAACTAAAACTACAGCAAAAAAAGAAGGAGATTATTATATCTTAAACGGGACAAAATGTTTTATCACAAATGGCGGTGTTGCAGAGGTTTATACAATCATTGCAATAACTGATAAGACAAAAGGCTCTCGCGGTGCATCTGCATTTATCGTTGAAAAAGGGACACCCGGATTTTCATTCGGCAAAAAAGAAAATAAAATGGGCATCCGCGCTTCCGCAACCTGTGAACTCATTTTTCAGGATTGTAAAGTACCCAAAGAAAATCTGTTAGGCAAAGAAGGTGCTGGATTTATCGTTGCGATGAAAACACTTGACCAGTCAAGACCGGGCGTTGCAGCACAGGCATTAGGCATTGCATCAGGCGCATTAGATGAAGCCGTAGAATACGCAAAAACAAGAAAACAATTCGGTCATCCGATTTCAAGTTTTCAGGCGATACAGCATATTCTGGCAGATATGGCAACGGAAATTGAAGCGGCAAGGGCGCTGGTTTATTCGGTTGCTCGGGCGATTGATAGAGGCGATAAAGATATTTCAGGCGCTTCCGCAATGTGCAAACTTTTTGCATCTGATGTCGCTATGAAGGTTACAACTGATGCAGTCCAAATTTTCGGTGGATATGGCTATATGAAAGAATATCCTGCTGAAAAAATGATGCGAGATGCAAAAATCACACAGATTTACGAGGGAACAAACCAGATACAGCGAAATGTAATCGCACTGGATTTAATCAAAAAATCCGCCAAGAAAAAATAAGGGGGTTTCTTTATTATGAAACATGTTTTAATCAAAGGAAAAAAATATAACGGTCAATATGTGGCTGTAAAGGATTTCAAAAAACCCGTTGTCGTTGCTAATGGAACAAATCCGGAAGAGGTATATAAAATTGCGATAAAAAAAGGAGTTCAAGACCCTGTTTTGCTATTTGTACCATCAAAAAATATGGTGCAGATATATTGAAATGAAAATTAAAGATAGACCGTTTAGTCAATTAAGTAAAGATGATATTCTCCGTCCATGGCTTCCAGTTGTGATTATTAATCCGCACACAGATAAAAAAATGAGGGTGCTGGCACTTATAGATACAGGCGCTGATGAATGCGCACTCCCTGCTTCATATGCAGCAATTCTGGGACATACCTTAAACGCTGGGAAAATAAAAAAACTTTTACTTTTTTACCTTTAACCTTTTTCACTATTAGATGATATATCCTGATTTGCTTAATGAAATAAAAACAAAAGTAAAAAATGGCCAATACATTATTTCGGAACATGCCCAAGTTGAAAGGTTAGAGGAAAACATAGATGTTGAAGAAATTGAGGAAGCAATACTTAATGGAGAAATCCTTGAAGATTATCCAGAAGACAGACGAGGGCATAGTTGCTTAATACTATGTTATTCAGGAAAGAAGGTAATTCATACAATCTGTGGAGTAAAGCAAAACAAAGTAGTAATAATAACAGTATATTTGCCAAAACTACCGAAATGGATTACACCAAAACAAAGAGCAGGAGGAACTAAAAATGCAGAATAAATATCCAGATTGTGTCTATTGCGGTGGTAAAGTAGTAGAGAAGAAAATTGAGTTTGATTACAGACGCAGTGGGAAACATTTTATTATTAAAAGCATCCCAGCTGGCGTTTGCCACCAATGTGGTGAAAAATTTTTCAGAAGTGATGTCTCTAAAAAGATGGATGAACTTTACCATAGACGACAACAAGTTGAAAAATATATTAAAATTCCTGTTTTAGAATTTGCTGTTGCAAAATAAAAATATATTCTGTTCTTTGCGAATAGCTTTTAGGTCTTTTCCTTAAAGAGGAAAAAATCCTCTAACCTAGCGGTAAGAAAAGACCGTCGCCAATGGGCGATGGTCAACTCTTCGGTTTTCCCGCTAGGTTGCCGAGGATAGATTTATCGCCCTTTTTGTTTTTCAAAGTGGCAAGGAGCGTTTATGAAAAAATTATCACTACAAACCGTAAATGTCATTGCGAGGAGCGTTAGCGACGAAGCAATCTCAAAGCAATCTAACACAATTGTGTCATGCCGAACTCGTTTCAATATCTCTCATTTCCCAATCTCCTAATTTCCTAATTTCCGCCTTTCTCCTCTTCCTCACCACCCACTGCTTTCTGTGTGCGAAGATTGTATTCAGAAGTTATCGTGATGGGAATTATGAAATTTACTTAATGAATGACGACGGAAGTAATCAGACCCGCCTAACAAATAATTCTGTAGGTGATTTTCATCCGAGATGGTCACCTGATGGGAACAAAATAGCATTTCAGCGAAGTCCTACAACGAGTAATTAGAGGGCTTAGGGGACAGGGTTGAATTGGTTCACTTACGAAAATAACACAATAACTGGATTCCCGATAACAGCATTCGAGCATTCGGGAATGACAAACAAAGTATTTGAAATCTAT from Elusimicrobiota bacterium includes the following:
- a CDS encoding acyl-CoA dehydrogenase family protein; translated protein: MDYFLTDEQKMIVELARKVAQEKIKPVRQHYDETGEFPWEIVKELAHVDLMGLYIPQEYGGFGGGVMELCLAVEELCKVDGGIALALAATALGTFPIILFGTDEQKKKYLPRIAKGEILTAFGLTEPEAGSDAGATKTTAKKEGDYYILNGTKCFITNGGVAEVYTIIAITDKTKGSRGASAFIVEKGTPGFSFGKKENKMGIRASATCELIFQDCKVPKENLLGKEGAGFIVAMKTLDQSRPGVAAQALGIASGALDEAVEYAKTRKQFGHPISSFQAIQHILADMATEIEAARALVYSVARAIDRGDKDISGASAMCKLFASDVAMKVTTDAVQIFGGYGYMKEYPAEKMMRDAKITQIYEGTNQIQRNVIALDLIKKSAKKK
- a CDS encoding DUF5678 domain-containing protein, producing the protein MKHVLIKGKKYNGQYVAVKDFKKPVVVANGTNPEEVYKIAIKKGVQDPVLLFVPSKNMVQIY
- a CDS encoding DUF4258 domain-containing protein, yielding MIYPDLLNEIKTKVKNGQYIISEHAQVERLEENIDVEEIEEAILNGEILEDYPEDRRGHSCLILCYSGKKVIHTICGVKQNKVVIITVYLPKLPKWITPKQRAGGTKNAE
- a CDS encoding YgiT-type zinc finger protein, which encodes MQNKYPDCVYCGGKVVEKKIEFDYRRSGKHFIIKSIPAGVCHQCGEKFFRSDVSKKMDELYHRRQQVEKYIKIPVLEFAVAK